In one window of Pseudoalteromonas sp. GCY DNA:
- a CDS encoding EAL domain-containing protein, with the protein MRRIFLVVGILLSLTMLMADKLGLFLLLPVTFIAISALVFLFVALLWWQVQDTKKIMVDDGSSVPQMVLDSDGVILQANDQMQSILGVGSSVIGLKLENLIAVSGNIHSEGKSGETSMFEALVTQSYGNCTTKHSGEVISPVALPIKVADTVTGYLCYFNTSNRENRLAQALEEEKELLEVTLSSIGDGVICTDVNGVITYINPVTEAILAMLNEEVVGRRFDDVMSMYHEETKASVNKFPELCLKQGHTICLPELTSITNHLGLTFAIQDSFSPIIAKDGSYLGTVMVFQDVTESRLMAKKMNHLAHHDALTGLPNRLLLHDRLVQACKRAKRMSHQFALVFIDVNKFKKINDSLGHDYGDLLLKEIASRLTQQIRGCDTVARMGGDEFVLLIDGIQDKKYVRKVVSKVLSIVNGQYCLRQVSLKATVSAGVAIYPDDGDNTEALLKHADTAMYRAKKATQTEFQFYNARLDHESEQRLVQESRIIQGLDNREFIPYYQPIVDAHTRKIKKLEVLARWQQDEQLLVPEDFFETACDGDLMVEIGQQLRTLAFQAMKTWFYEYDNLVVSFNFSLAELTNKTVIKNFMEQAAQHQLPSRQIEIEIKEVDLIELLDKAPEVMAELEQTGMRISIDHFGVGHTSMLYLQKLTFETIKIPPAFLATPQSVASQNDIAKLIVQMAKSLDVECVAVGVETALQAKSLNLNGCHLIQGNHLFAPAPESEITLILSTHMSVERRRLGQN; encoded by the coding sequence ATGAGACGGATATTCTTAGTTGTTGGTATTTTACTCTCCTTAACCATGCTTATGGCCGATAAATTGGGCCTATTCTTATTGTTGCCTGTTACTTTTATTGCCATCAGCGCTTTAGTTTTTTTGTTTGTAGCACTGCTTTGGTGGCAAGTACAAGATACTAAAAAAATTATGGTTGATGATGGCTCTAGCGTGCCACAAATGGTGTTAGACAGCGACGGCGTTATCCTACAAGCCAATGACCAAATGCAATCCATACTGGGTGTTGGCAGTTCAGTAATAGGGTTAAAGCTTGAAAATTTAATCGCTGTGAGCGGTAACATCCATAGCGAGGGCAAGAGTGGTGAAACAAGCATGTTCGAAGCGCTTGTTACGCAAAGTTATGGTAATTGCACGACCAAACACAGTGGCGAAGTTATTAGTCCTGTTGCTTTACCAATTAAAGTCGCGGATACCGTTACAGGATATCTCTGTTATTTTAATACTAGCAACAGAGAAAATCGCCTCGCTCAGGCACTAGAAGAAGAAAAAGAATTGCTCGAAGTGACGCTGAGCTCTATTGGTGATGGCGTGATCTGTACAGACGTAAATGGCGTGATCACTTATATTAATCCAGTCACAGAAGCCATTCTCGCGATGTTAAATGAAGAAGTGGTCGGGCGGCGATTTGATGATGTTATGTCTATGTATCACGAAGAAACCAAAGCTTCGGTGAATAAATTTCCTGAACTTTGCCTAAAGCAAGGCCATACCATTTGTTTACCTGAACTCACTTCCATTACCAATCATCTTGGTCTTACCTTTGCTATCCAAGATTCCTTCTCTCCTATTATAGCTAAAGACGGCAGTTACCTTGGCACTGTAATGGTCTTTCAAGATGTGACAGAGTCGAGATTGATGGCAAAAAAAATGAATCACCTTGCTCATCACGATGCATTAACTGGGTTACCCAATCGCTTATTGCTGCATGACCGTTTAGTGCAGGCTTGTAAACGAGCCAAGCGCATGAGTCACCAATTTGCTTTGGTATTTATTGACGTCAACAAATTCAAAAAAATCAACGACTCACTGGGGCACGATTATGGCGACTTATTACTCAAAGAAATTGCGAGTCGATTAACTCAGCAAATTCGAGGGTGCGACACCGTTGCCAGAATGGGAGGCGATGAATTTGTGTTACTCATTGACGGGATCCAAGATAAAAAATATGTACGTAAGGTAGTGAGTAAAGTATTGAGTATCGTTAATGGACAATATTGTTTGCGCCAAGTTAGCCTAAAAGCCACGGTGAGTGCTGGCGTTGCAATTTACCCTGATGATGGTGACAACACGGAAGCTTTGTTAAAGCATGCTGATACCGCAATGTATCGAGCTAAAAAAGCCACACAAACGGAATTTCAATTTTATAACGCACGTCTAGATCACGAGTCGGAACAGCGTTTAGTGCAAGAAAGTCGGATCATTCAGGGGTTAGATAATCGAGAGTTTATTCCTTATTACCAGCCTATTGTTGATGCGCATACACGCAAGATTAAAAAACTTGAAGTGCTCGCAAGGTGGCAACAAGATGAACAATTGTTGGTACCTGAAGACTTTTTTGAAACGGCATGTGATGGCGATCTAATGGTAGAAATTGGGCAGCAGCTCAGAACACTGGCCTTTCAGGCGATGAAAACATGGTTTTACGAGTACGATAATCTGGTGGTTAGCTTTAATTTTTCGCTTGCTGAACTCACCAATAAAACAGTAATAAAAAACTTTATGGAGCAGGCTGCACAACATCAGCTACCATCTCGGCAAATTGAAATAGAAATCAAAGAAGTTGACCTGATAGAGCTACTTGATAAAGCACCGGAAGTGATGGCGGAATTAGAGCAAACCGGCATGCGGATCTCAATTGATCATTTTGGTGTCGGGCATACCAGCATGCTGTACTTGCAGAAGCTCACGTTTGAAACCATTAAAATTCCACCTGCTTTCCTTGCGACCCCTCAGTCAGTTGCTTCACAAAATGATATTGCAAAATTGATTGTACAGATGGCAAAGAGCTTGGATGTAGAATGTGTAGCGGTAGGTGTTGAGACTGCGTTGCAAGCTAAGTCTCTCAATCTCAATGGCTGTCACCTTATCCAAGGCAACCACCTTTTTGCTCCCGCCCCAGAGTCCGAGATCACCCTGATTCTCAGTACCCACATGAGCGTAGAGAGGCGCAGATTAGGTCAAAACTAG
- a CDS encoding VOC family protein, translating to MNNHINYVELAAKDLVATQAFFEQVFDWQFESYGPDYIAFANSGLDGGFFRADVSSKQAQGGALVVLYSDELEAVQSKVEQAGGEISKAIFEFPGGRRFHFFEPSGNEFAVWSK from the coding sequence ATGAACAATCATATAAACTATGTAGAATTAGCAGCAAAAGACTTAGTAGCAACACAAGCTTTCTTCGAGCAGGTGTTTGATTGGCAATTTGAATCTTACGGGCCAGATTATATTGCGTTTGCAAATTCAGGCCTTGACGGCGGCTTTTTCCGAGCCGATGTGTCTTCTAAACAAGCGCAAGGCGGTGCGCTAGTGGTGTTGTACAGCGATGAATTGGAAGCCGTGCAAAGCAAAGTAGAGCAAGCGGGCGGAGAGATAAGCAAGGCTATATTTGAATTTCCTGGCGGTCGTCGCTTTCACTTTTTTGAGCCGAGCGGCAATGAATTTGCGGTGTGGTCTAAATAA
- a CDS encoding family 20 glycosylhydrolase, with product MFAKKQIITASLSGLALLTASHYSVAHPHPDNLALRWQVVDHGIGENIFLGSLTITNNGFEPLGESGWALYFSSVRPPASVLPDSDPNGQYARQHIAAQNLSLENADEAKSGDYFVLKPAVGFAPIQPGESRTIEIVAQYWQMLKNDSPSGFHISYNNQAPQAVLVDVMMDPSDPKQTKQAVNDNMPVQTSAIRFAENSATHMALPLKNRLVPQPHSVVTPNDEFLTLMSQLTSISAPASLAKEATFLQTALRDILSGTFAINSTVQNGPNFIKLQLDPNLDTNQDNQPDSSGYKLEVDAFSGITITGSDAQGVFYGIQTLRQMIPTTVYKTAKNSATLSDNAVLPASTILDAPRFEYRGMMLDVSRNFQSKETVFKLLDLMAFYKLNKFEINIANDEGWRLEIPGIPELTEFGAKRGYDLSESTMLHTFMGAANGFGPGDGIENKPTDETAANLGTAPSYQGFEIAQQNFLGKGWGYYTVNDFKEILQYAADRHIDVIIEYDFPAHARAAIKAMEYRYNKYKDSDPVEANRFRLIDPLDQSQYYTPQFYTDNFVNPALESTFTFLNHVVKETRAIYDAVPDATLTRLHGGGDELPHLGPNEWWAQSPAVDQNPATSGKTDAELFDYFFLRWKQIVNQHGFDMATWGDVLSHNGTGNVSYGEIFPVFWNNVWGWGNEHQAYKFANQGHKVVLAHATNLYLDLAYNKHPDEIGYHWAGYTDTKKAFEYRPFNIYANAERDKLGNPVPWDPKWVLLSEAGKQNVQGIQAQLFGENQKSPEILDYMTFPKLLGAAERAWVQDMPAQGAATTEAWHTFTNTLGQYALPLLDYYQVVDINAQIPQQVGVNYRIPLPGGAIEGGKLIVNTRFVGMATEYSVDEGVTWQRYEGPVTLTASSKVQLRTVSDSGKVSRVATVN from the coding sequence ATGTTTGCAAAAAAACAGATAATTACTGCCTCACTGTCAGGCTTAGCCTTGTTGACTGCGAGCCACTATAGCGTCGCACATCCTCACCCCGATAACTTAGCATTACGCTGGCAAGTCGTGGATCATGGCATTGGAGAGAATATCTTTCTTGGCAGTCTAACGATTACTAACAATGGTTTTGAGCCATTAGGGGAGTCTGGCTGGGCGCTTTATTTTAGCTCGGTAAGACCGCCTGCAAGCGTACTACCAGACTCAGATCCAAATGGTCAGTATGCGCGCCAGCATATCGCCGCGCAGAATCTAAGTTTAGAAAATGCCGATGAAGCAAAAAGTGGTGATTACTTTGTACTTAAGCCCGCAGTGGGTTTTGCCCCTATTCAACCGGGTGAGTCTCGTACTATTGAAATCGTTGCACAGTATTGGCAAATGCTGAAAAACGACTCACCATCGGGTTTTCACATTAGCTACAATAATCAAGCGCCTCAAGCTGTGCTGGTGGACGTGATGATGGACCCAAGCGATCCAAAACAAACAAAGCAAGCGGTTAACGATAATATGCCGGTGCAAACGTCCGCCATCCGATTCGCCGAAAACAGCGCAACGCACATGGCATTGCCGCTGAAAAATCGCTTGGTTCCGCAGCCCCATTCAGTGGTAACACCGAATGATGAATTCTTAACTTTGATGAGCCAATTAACCAGTATTTCAGCGCCAGCTTCATTGGCTAAAGAAGCCACCTTCTTACAAACTGCGCTGCGCGATATTCTGAGCGGCACATTTGCGATTAATAGTACTGTGCAAAATGGCCCGAACTTCATCAAGTTGCAGCTAGACCCAAATCTCGATACCAATCAAGACAATCAGCCGGACTCAAGTGGTTATAAACTTGAAGTCGATGCATTCTCGGGGATCACCATTACCGGAAGTGACGCCCAAGGGGTGTTTTATGGCATTCAAACACTTCGTCAAATGATCCCCACCACTGTGTATAAAACGGCTAAAAACTCAGCCACTTTGTCCGACAATGCCGTACTACCCGCTAGCACCATTTTGGATGCACCAAGGTTTGAATATCGAGGCATGATGCTGGATGTGTCGCGTAATTTCCAAAGCAAAGAAACGGTATTTAAGTTGTTGGACTTGATGGCATTTTACAAGTTAAACAAATTTGAAATTAACATTGCCAACGATGAAGGTTGGCGACTAGAAATACCGGGTATTCCTGAACTCACGGAGTTTGGGGCAAAGCGGGGATATGACCTGAGCGAAAGTACGATGCTGCATACTTTTATGGGAGCTGCCAATGGTTTTGGGCCAGGAGATGGGATTGAAAATAAACCCACGGATGAAACCGCAGCAAACTTAGGCACCGCGCCTAGTTATCAGGGGTTTGAAATTGCTCAGCAAAACTTTCTCGGTAAAGGCTGGGGCTACTACACGGTGAATGATTTTAAAGAAATTCTTCAGTATGCCGCTGATCGTCATATTGATGTGATCATCGAATATGATTTTCCAGCCCATGCGCGCGCAGCAATCAAAGCGATGGAATATCGCTACAACAAATACAAAGATAGCGACCCAGTTGAAGCAAATCGTTTTAGATTGATTGATCCGCTCGACCAGTCGCAGTATTACACCCCACAATTTTATACCGACAACTTTGTGAACCCGGCACTTGAGAGCACCTTTACTTTCCTAAACCATGTAGTGAAAGAAACACGCGCAATTTATGATGCTGTGCCCGATGCGACACTGACTCGGCTGCATGGCGGTGGTGACGAGCTGCCACATTTAGGCCCGAATGAATGGTGGGCGCAATCTCCAGCGGTCGATCAAAACCCAGCTACGTCGGGTAAAACGGATGCAGAGTTGTTTGACTACTTCTTTTTACGCTGGAAGCAGATAGTCAATCAGCATGGTTTTGATATGGCAACTTGGGGCGATGTGTTATCGCACAATGGTACGGGTAATGTAAGTTACGGTGAGATATTCCCCGTGTTTTGGAATAACGTGTGGGGTTGGGGCAATGAGCATCAGGCCTACAAATTTGCGAACCAAGGTCACAAAGTTGTGCTGGCCCACGCGACAAACTTGTATCTTGACCTTGCATATAACAAGCATCCTGATGAAATTGGCTACCACTGGGCAGGTTACACAGATACCAAAAAGGCGTTTGAATATCGTCCGTTTAATATCTACGCTAATGCCGAGCGTGACAAGCTGGGCAATCCAGTACCATGGGACCCAAAATGGGTGTTACTGAGCGAAGCGGGTAAACAAAATGTTCAAGGTATTCAGGCGCAACTATTTGGCGAAAACCAAAAGTCACCAGAAATTCTTGATTATATGACTTTCCCGAAATTACTGGGTGCTGCTGAGCGTGCTTGGGTGCAAGATATGCCAGCGCAAGGCGCAGCGACTACCGAGGCTTGGCACACCTTTACCAACACTTTAGGACAATACGCTCTACCACTATTGGATTATTACCAAGTGGTCGATATTAATGCTCAAATACCACAGCAGGTAGGGGTAAATTATCGTATTCCATTACCTGGAGGCGCGATTGAAGGTGGTAAGTTAATCGTCAATACCCGGTTTGTTGGCATGGCTACGGAGTATTCGGTTGACGAAGGCGTAACATGGCAGCGCTATGAAGGGCCTGTGACATTGACTGCGTCATCTAAAGTACAACTCAGAACGGTGAGTGATTCGGGCAAAGTAAGCCGAGTCGCGACGGTTAATTAA
- a CDS encoding beta-N-acetylhexosaminidase gives MNQSVFYTFLQSSLLLFFLLLTPLCAALQITPKPLSASFGNGHFNLTHDSKITFNQQQAQSVAQQLATFLRSPTGYQLPVSQADNTTKNSIAFKIVDTPLSQEGYALSVTPVGVEIQANTATGLFWGMQSLRQLLPAEIESRMPINQASWAIPAVEIKDQPRFSYRGMHLDVSRHFFDVAFVKRYIDWLAMHKFNVFQWHLTDDQGWRIAIDAYPKLTEIGATRPHTVVGHTYDYQPLFDNKTVSGFYTKAQIKEVIEYAQARHIEVIPEIDIPGHSSAMLAAYPELSCHQRAVKVQPQFGIFEDVLCPREDVFAFLGVVYKEVAELFPSQYIHIGGDEVIKKQWLESPEVKKLMQQHQLTTPEQVQSYFIKRVAKIVQNLGKTVIGWDEILEGGVADDAVIMSWRGTEGGIQAAKMGHQVIMSPYQYIYFDAYQSRNLDEPKAIHGLSSLKNVYQYEPQPSHLTAEQQAFIIGAQGALWTEYIKTPRHAEYMLFPRLSALAETLWSDKTQKSWSDYSQYRLPALLKRYQQMHLNTAYSSHKPIISSEINGQQLIATITSEIADTAIYYTLDGSEPTLQSQQYQKPLVITDETQLRARSYVSDLGQLVGDARLTLSPHLALGKEITLASLAAEGSATKLQDGQFAYDQFYSVDDYAIFYDTDLEAVIDLDASTQVQQVKLGFDSGRHRQLHPPTHIQVLGSSDKQQWQTLAEVNNPRGPMSVLSFTPVSVRFLKVVAINSKQSDDIQIPKLPLYIDEIAVY, from the coding sequence ATGAACCAGAGTGTCTTTTATACATTTTTGCAAAGCAGTTTATTACTGTTTTTTTTGTTGCTCACACCACTTTGTGCAGCGCTACAGATCACCCCAAAACCACTGAGCGCTAGTTTTGGTAACGGTCACTTTAACCTTACCCATGACAGTAAAATTACCTTTAACCAGCAGCAAGCTCAAAGCGTTGCGCAGCAATTAGCGACCTTTTTGCGCTCGCCTACGGGCTATCAGTTGCCAGTGTCTCAGGCTGATAACACAACTAAAAATAGTATTGCCTTCAAGATTGTCGATACACCGCTATCTCAAGAGGGATATGCGCTGAGCGTGACACCTGTAGGGGTTGAAATACAAGCTAATACTGCGACTGGATTATTTTGGGGGATGCAGTCGCTGCGACAATTACTCCCTGCTGAGATAGAGTCGCGTATGCCCATCAATCAGGCGAGTTGGGCAATACCTGCGGTAGAAATAAAAGATCAGCCTAGATTCTCATACCGTGGCATGCATTTAGATGTGAGTCGGCATTTTTTCGATGTGGCTTTTGTGAAGCGTTATATCGATTGGCTGGCGATGCATAAATTCAACGTCTTCCAGTGGCATCTAACCGATGATCAAGGCTGGCGAATTGCCATTGATGCGTACCCTAAACTAACCGAGATTGGGGCAACGCGGCCTCATACCGTGGTTGGTCATACCTATGATTATCAACCATTGTTTGATAATAAAACGGTATCGGGCTTTTATACCAAGGCGCAAATTAAGGAAGTGATTGAGTATGCGCAGGCGCGACATATTGAAGTGATCCCTGAAATTGATATTCCGGGGCATAGCAGTGCGATGCTTGCCGCATATCCAGAGTTATCTTGCCACCAGCGAGCAGTAAAGGTGCAGCCGCAGTTTGGGATTTTTGAAGATGTGCTATGTCCCCGTGAAGACGTGTTTGCGTTTCTTGGTGTTGTATACAAAGAGGTTGCCGAGCTATTTCCGAGCCAATATATCCACATTGGTGGCGATGAGGTGATAAAAAAGCAGTGGTTAGAAAGCCCCGAGGTGAAAAAGTTGATGCAACAGCATCAGTTAACCACACCTGAGCAAGTGCAAAGCTATTTTATTAAACGGGTCGCTAAAATCGTCCAAAATCTTGGCAAAACGGTGATTGGTTGGGATGAAATATTAGAAGGAGGGGTAGCGGATGACGCCGTGATCATGTCTTGGCGTGGCACGGAAGGAGGCATTCAAGCCGCAAAAATGGGTCATCAGGTGATCATGAGCCCTTATCAATATATTTATTTTGATGCCTATCAATCGCGCAATCTTGACGAGCCCAAAGCCATCCACGGGCTTTCAAGTTTAAAAAACGTTTATCAATATGAGCCACAGCCCAGCCACTTAACCGCTGAGCAACAAGCCTTTATTATTGGTGCGCAAGGGGCACTTTGGACTGAATATATAAAAACGCCTCGTCATGCCGAGTATATGCTGTTTCCGCGCTTGAGTGCGCTGGCCGAAACATTGTGGTCGGATAAAACACAAAAGTCGTGGTCTGATTACAGCCAATATCGTTTACCTGCGCTTTTAAAACGGTACCAGCAGATGCACCTTAATACCGCTTATAGTAGCCATAAGCCTATCATTTCCAGTGAGATTAATGGGCAGCAGCTCATCGCCACCATCACCTCTGAAATTGCCGACACGGCTATTTACTATACCTTAGACGGCAGCGAGCCAACGCTACAATCGCAGCAATATCAAAAGCCGCTAGTGATAACTGACGAAACGCAGCTTCGCGCCCGCAGTTATGTAAGTGATTTAGGGCAATTGGTAGGCGATGCGCGTTTAACGCTTTCACCTCATTTAGCGCTTGGAAAAGAAATAACGCTTGCCTCGCTAGCTGCCGAAGGCTCTGCGACTAAGCTGCAGGATGGTCAATTTGCCTATGACCAATTTTACAGCGTTGATGATTATGCGATTTTTTACGATACCGATCTTGAGGCGGTTATTGACTTAGATGCGTCAACGCAAGTGCAGCAGGTTAAGCTGGGCTTTGACAGCGGGCGACATAGACAACTGCACCCGCCAACACATATTCAAGTGCTGGGTTCAAGTGATAAACAGCAGTGGCAAACGTTAGCTGAGGTTAATAATCCGCGTGGGCCAATGTCGGTGTTGTCGTTTACTCCCGTAAGTGTGCGCTTTTTAAAGGTGGTGGCCATTAATAGTAAGCAATCTGACGATATTCAAATCCCCAAACTTCCCCTGTATATCGATGAAATAGCGGTATATTAA
- a CDS encoding TonB-dependent receptor domain-containing protein — protein MSNNTSRYNKHLIALAISGALLGSHTAVAQTKAKETQENTEKKKLLDLERIVVTGSGGRGQTKLESSVSITTLNAEQLAREAPLGTADLLESVPGFWVEDSGGETNNNVAPRGLRGGEGFRYIGVEEDGLPVVYDGVWVDFYQRQDITIEHMEAVRGGTSGLLTTNGPAALVNFITRKPDDIEEATIRLTAADYGMYRGEFFYGTPISDNWKMSIGGSYRRSDGVRDTEFTADHGGQLRLNLVREFDKGQLTLSAKHLNDHTTFFVPIPLRDQSDPKGIAGVDPQHGTLIGNGQRFLHYLQPDGSYKTRDLKDGQHTKFSTLGYHLDWELSDRWLLNTAGRYSQFENDMYILLNFDNSTLVNANTRLGQQDVQNMLDQFAGDGAVAARYRYVDSGEILTDVSNLNGNGLVTTSYPLYSRYDAEQFVNKLNFTYEGDQHTLTIGWLFAYVDADSLPVDKWESQFLTEVKDNARLLDIVAINSNQQVVGQLTDHGSTGYAPGWGQATAFGTSTSNSLFINEQYQATDNLRIDGGVRVEWLELDSTASATTFAQPVAGAFDSAGNDIDNNLANNYVDIPSNKFLSKTRSETETAWTVGFNYTFSDDVSVFGRYADAFEMPRLMSFGQNIHSGVDADFNDSVNLTFSELGTRYAGDSIGASLTLFRTKFNDLVERNFTGSNGEVANQTIDTVTDGLEFETVWQAHDNLQLELTGVLQDPKMEGFTGAFAHWEGKQVKRTPKVQLRLTPTYYFDDGDIYLTIHHLGERYSDGENKFELPAYTTIDMGVNYRFTDAVALHVKATNISDELGLTEGNPRAINDVQAGYDYYYARPILGRTISASLTLNF, from the coding sequence ATGAGCAACAATACATCTCGTTATAACAAACACCTTATTGCGCTTGCTATCAGTGGCGCGTTATTGGGTTCGCACACTGCGGTTGCACAAACAAAAGCAAAAGAAACGCAAGAAAATACAGAAAAAAAGAAACTACTCGACCTTGAGCGAATTGTCGTCACTGGCAGCGGTGGGCGTGGCCAAACTAAGTTGGAATCATCGGTCTCAATTACCACATTAAATGCTGAACAGTTGGCGCGAGAAGCACCTTTAGGTACGGCGGATCTTCTGGAAAGTGTGCCAGGCTTTTGGGTTGAAGATTCAGGTGGTGAAACCAACAATAATGTTGCGCCTAGAGGACTACGTGGCGGTGAAGGCTTTCGTTATATCGGCGTTGAAGAAGACGGGCTACCTGTGGTGTACGACGGCGTATGGGTTGATTTCTATCAGCGTCAAGATATCACGATTGAACATATGGAAGCGGTTCGTGGGGGCACCTCAGGCCTACTGACCACCAATGGCCCCGCAGCGTTAGTAAACTTTATTACCCGTAAACCGGATGATATTGAAGAAGCGACGATCCGCTTAACTGCTGCTGATTACGGCATGTATCGCGGCGAGTTCTTTTATGGCACACCCATTAGTGACAATTGGAAAATGTCGATAGGTGGCTCTTATCGTCGTTCTGATGGCGTAAGAGACACAGAGTTTACCGCAGATCATGGCGGCCAACTTCGACTCAATTTAGTGCGTGAGTTCGACAAAGGCCAACTCACATTATCTGCCAAGCACCTCAATGACCATACCACTTTCTTTGTGCCTATTCCGCTTAGAGATCAAAGCGACCCTAAAGGCATTGCTGGTGTTGATCCACAGCATGGCACCTTAATTGGTAATGGTCAGCGCTTTTTACACTATTTACAGCCTGATGGCAGCTATAAAACACGAGACCTTAAAGATGGGCAGCATACCAAGTTTAGTACGCTAGGCTATCACTTAGATTGGGAGTTAAGCGACCGTTGGCTGCTAAATACAGCTGGCCGTTACTCACAGTTTGAAAACGACATGTATATTTTGCTTAACTTCGATAACTCGACGCTCGTCAATGCCAATACCCGACTTGGGCAGCAAGATGTGCAAAATATGCTGGACCAGTTTGCCGGTGATGGCGCCGTTGCCGCACGGTATCGATATGTAGATAGTGGTGAAATACTGACAGATGTCAGCAATTTAAACGGAAACGGCTTAGTCACCACAAGCTACCCGCTTTATTCGCGCTATGATGCCGAGCAGTTTGTTAATAAGCTCAATTTTACCTATGAAGGTGATCAGCACACGCTGACCATAGGGTGGTTATTTGCCTATGTAGATGCGGACTCCTTACCCGTTGATAAATGGGAATCGCAGTTTTTAACGGAAGTAAAAGACAATGCTCGATTACTCGATATTGTTGCAATTAACAGCAATCAGCAAGTGGTTGGTCAACTTACCGACCACGGCTCAACGGGTTATGCACCAGGTTGGGGTCAGGCAACCGCTTTTGGTACCAGTACTTCCAACTCTTTATTTATCAATGAACAATATCAAGCAACCGATAACCTTCGTATTGATGGTGGGGTTCGGGTTGAGTGGTTGGAGCTAGATAGCACCGCCTCCGCGACCACATTTGCACAGCCTGTTGCTGGTGCTTTTGACAGCGCTGGTAATGACATAGATAACAATCTTGCCAACAATTACGTCGACATACCGTCAAACAAATTCTTGTCAAAAACTCGTAGCGAAACCGAAACCGCGTGGACGGTGGGATTCAACTATACCTTCTCGGATGACGTGTCAGTATTTGGTCGTTATGCCGATGCCTTTGAAATGCCAAGGTTAATGAGCTTTGGTCAGAACATTCACTCAGGGGTTGATGCCGACTTTAATGACAGCGTTAATTTAACCTTTAGCGAATTGGGTACTCGCTATGCTGGCGATTCAATTGGCGCGTCACTGACCCTGTTTAGAACTAAATTTAATGACTTAGTGGAACGTAATTTTACCGGCAGCAATGGCGAGGTGGCGAATCAAACGATAGACACAGTCACCGATGGTCTTGAGTTTGAAACAGTGTGGCAGGCGCATGACAATTTACAGCTTGAGCTGACAGGCGTGTTGCAAGACCCAAAAATGGAAGGGTTTACCGGAGCATTTGCACATTGGGAAGGCAAGCAAGTGAAGCGCACACCCAAAGTGCAGCTTAGGTTAACGCCAACCTACTACTTTGACGATGGTGATATCTATTTAACTATTCACCATTTAGGAGAACGTTACTCAGATGGGGAGAACAAGTTTGAGCTCCCTGCCTACACCACAATCGATATGGGGGTGAATTATCGCTTTACCGACGCGGTTGCGCTGCATGTGAAAGCGACAAATATCAGTGATGAGCTCGGGTTAACCGAAGGAAACCCGCGTGCCATCAACGATGTTCAAGCAGGATACGACTATTACTATGCTCGGCCGATCTTAGGACGCACCATCAGCGCCTCGCTGACGCTTAATTTCTAG